One region of Micromonospora ureilytica genomic DNA includes:
- a CDS encoding TetR/AcrR family transcriptional regulator has translation MPKARLTPASVTEAAAALVDEVGFDNLSMGLLAERLGIKTPSLYKHVTSQADLAHRIAIQGMTEAGDAIRDAIQGRSGSDALAAGAQAMRTYVREHPGRYAAANTARPTGPDDPFIPASERVLASWAAMLRGYGLEPDQEIHAMRTLRSVLHGFATLEAAGGFQIDASVDESFTWLINFVDHGLRAGAITGSAAAL, from the coding sequence GTGCCTAAGGCCCGGCTCACCCCGGCATCGGTCACCGAAGCCGCAGCCGCGCTCGTCGACGAGGTCGGCTTCGACAACCTCAGCATGGGCCTGCTCGCCGAACGGCTCGGGATCAAGACCCCCTCGCTCTACAAGCACGTCACCAGCCAGGCCGACCTGGCGCACCGGATCGCCATACAGGGCATGACCGAGGCCGGCGATGCCATCCGCGACGCCATCCAGGGCCGGTCCGGCAGCGATGCCCTCGCCGCCGGCGCCCAGGCGATGCGGACCTACGTGCGGGAACACCCCGGCCGGTACGCCGCAGCCAACACCGCCCGTCCGACCGGCCCCGACGACCCGTTCATCCCGGCCAGCGAGCGAGTGCTCGCCTCCTGGGCGGCCATGCTGCGCGGATACGGGCTGGAACCCGACCAGGAGATCCACGCCATGCGAACGCTGCGCAGCGTTCTGCACGGGTTCGCGACCCTGGAGGCGGCCGGCGGGTTCCAGATCGACGCGTCCGTCGACGAGAGCTTCACCTGGCTGATCAACTTCGTCGACCATGGCCTTCGCGCCGGCGCCATCACGGGCAGCGCCGCCGCCCTCTGA
- a CDS encoding helix-turn-helix transcriptional regulator, with the protein MNARGQLGDFLQARRSQLRPEDTGVATYGERRRVRGLRREELALLAGVSVSYYSRLEQGQAVNASPEVLDALARALRLDDAERRHLGELAAGTRRRPAVRRPSPERVSPAVRQLVATLGDVPVVVLGRRADVLAWNTAGHALFAGHLTPEIPERPNQQPNMARLVFLDTHTRDLYADWPTKARAVVATLRMASGQHPDDPLMAALVGELTVRSPEFAAMWADHRVKAGGDTVYQMRHPLVGAMDVTQQTLRTEDGQTVVVATTEPGSASHAAMTLLVHGAVTTRAGAPQPLVRRE; encoded by the coding sequence ATGAACGCGAGAGGACAGCTCGGCGATTTCCTCCAGGCCCGGCGCTCCCAGCTGCGGCCGGAGGACACCGGCGTGGCGACATACGGTGAGCGGCGCCGGGTTCGAGGGCTGCGCCGGGAGGAGTTGGCCCTGCTGGCCGGGGTGAGCGTGTCGTACTACTCGCGGCTGGAGCAGGGGCAGGCCGTGAACGCCTCACCCGAGGTGCTCGACGCGCTTGCCCGAGCGCTGCGGCTCGACGACGCGGAGCGCCGCCATCTGGGCGAGCTGGCGGCCGGGACCCGCCGTCGGCCCGCCGTACGTCGCCCTTCCCCGGAGCGGGTGAGCCCGGCGGTACGCCAGCTCGTCGCGACGCTTGGTGACGTACCCGTGGTGGTGCTCGGTCGCCGCGCCGACGTGCTGGCCTGGAACACCGCCGGTCATGCCCTGTTCGCCGGCCACCTGACTCCGGAGATCCCGGAGCGGCCGAACCAGCAGCCGAACATGGCACGGCTGGTGTTTCTGGACACACACACCCGCGACCTGTACGCGGACTGGCCCACAAAGGCCCGCGCGGTGGTGGCGACACTGCGGATGGCTTCCGGGCAGCACCCGGACGATCCGCTGATGGCCGCGCTGGTTGGTGAGCTGACGGTGCGGAGTCCGGAGTTCGCCGCCATGTGGGCCGACCACCGGGTGAAGGCCGGCGGCGACACGGTCTACCAGATGCGTCATCCGCTGGTCGGCGCGATGGACGTGACACAGCAGACCCTGCGTACCGAGGACGGCCAGACCGTCGTGGTCGCCACCACCGAACCCGGCTCGGCATCTCACGCCGCGATGACGTTGCTCGTGCACGGCGCGGTCACCACCCGTGCCGGCGCTCCGCAGCCCCTCGTCAGGCGCGAGTAG
- a CDS encoding alpha/beta fold hydrolase: MTEHLRIAGNTIAYEVTGQGPLVVLAHGMGDSRHSYRFVAPALVAAGYRVANVDIRGCGDSSLGWDGYSRTDIAGDLVAVVRHLGGPAVIIGQSISGGAATVAAATAPELIAGVIELAPFTRVQSFDLGGLVRVKRFRAGYLQLAQVLMRGSLANWRKYLDVAIPTKPADWDSELARIEAKMSEPGRMKVLQAMAKTSPADAGRQLPNVTRPVLVIQGSADPDWADPRAEGERVIADLPRGLGELAVIEGAGHYPHVQTPDEVVALALPFLARTLTSA, encoded by the coding sequence ATGACCGAACACCTGCGCATTGCCGGCAACACCATCGCCTACGAGGTCACCGGGCAGGGCCCGCTGGTCGTCCTGGCGCACGGCATGGGCGACAGCCGGCACTCCTACCGGTTCGTCGCTCCGGCCCTGGTAGCTGCCGGATACCGGGTCGCCAACGTCGACATCCGCGGCTGCGGCGACTCCAGCCTCGGCTGGGACGGCTACAGCCGCACCGACATCGCGGGCGACCTCGTCGCCGTCGTGCGCCACCTCGGCGGCCCGGCCGTGATCATCGGCCAGTCGATCAGCGGCGGTGCCGCGACCGTCGCGGCGGCCACCGCACCCGAGCTGATCGCCGGCGTCATCGAGCTGGCGCCGTTCACCCGAGTACAGTCCTTCGACCTGGGTGGGCTGGTGCGGGTGAAGCGCTTCCGGGCCGGCTATCTCCAACTGGCCCAGGTGCTCATGCGGGGCAGCCTGGCGAACTGGCGCAAGTACCTCGACGTGGCGATCCCCACCAAGCCCGCCGACTGGGACAGCGAGCTGGCCCGCATCGAGGCCAAGATGAGTGAGCCCGGCCGAATGAAGGTTCTCCAGGCCATGGCCAAGACCAGCCCGGCCGACGCCGGTCGGCAACTGCCCAACGTCACCCGCCCGGTCCTGGTGATCCAGGGCAGCGCCGACCCCGACTGGGCCGACCCGCGGGCCGAGGGCGAACGCGTCATCGCCGACCTGCCGCGAGGGCTCGGCGAGCTGGCTGTCATCGAGGGCGCGGGCCACTACCCGCACGTCCAGACGCCCGACGAGGTCGTCGCCCTGGCCCTGCCGTTCCTCGCCCGGACGCTGACCAGTGCCTAA